The following are encoded in a window of Haloarcula laminariae genomic DNA:
- a CDS encoding ArsR family transcriptional regulator, whose translation MPHQESDTKLGHALEVLSNSYRRELLLALLEHNPQDDADRDPLDIIDPPLEPEVLEVELFHEHLPKLEELGFIEWDRDTGKISKGPDWADIEPVLRLIADHRNELPADWL comes from the coding sequence GTGCCACACCAAGAGAGCGATACCAAACTGGGTCACGCCTTAGAGGTGTTGTCCAACAGCTACCGCCGCGAGCTGTTACTGGCCCTGCTCGAACACAACCCACAGGACGACGCCGACCGCGACCCGCTCGACATCATCGACCCGCCGCTGGAACCCGAAGTATTGGAAGTCGAGCTGTTCCACGAACACCTGCCGAAGCTCGAAGAGCTGGGGTTCATCGAGTGGGACCGGGACACCGGGAAAATATCGAAGGGGCCCGACTGGGCGGACATCGAACCCGTCCTCAGACTGATAGCGGACCACCGGAACGAGCTGCCGGCCGACTGGCTGTAA
- a CDS encoding pyridoxal-phosphate-dependent aminotransferase family protein — protein sequence MTKKQEYTDDYTDKTLYIPGPTEVREDVIEEMAQPMFGHRMDRMTDLYTTIVEDTKEFLGTDNEVVILTASGTEFWEASTLNLVDENILVPTCGSFSERHANVAERLGKDVDRLEYEWGEAVKPEDIREELETSDKQYDVVATVMNESSTGVRNPVEEIGDIVDEYPDTYFVVDAVSCLGGDYVDIDEHGIDVIFASTQKAFAMPPGLAVCVVSDEAYDRELERDQASWYGGFQRTLDYYDRKGQTHSTPAIPIMLAYRKQMKYMLEEGHEARDQRHKEMTEYVHDWAREHFDLFAEEGYESQTVTCIENTQDIDVAATVEQVSEEYDMAFSSGYGDLSEESFRIGHMGEHTVESIKELTDAIEDVADL from the coding sequence GTGACTAAGAAACAGGAATACACAGACGACTACACGGACAAGACGCTGTATATCCCCGGCCCGACCGAGGTGCGCGAAGACGTCATCGAGGAGATGGCCCAGCCGATGTTCGGCCATCGGATGGACCGGATGACCGACCTCTACACGACCATCGTGGAGGACACCAAGGAGTTCCTCGGCACCGACAACGAGGTCGTCATCCTCACGGCCTCCGGCACCGAGTTCTGGGAGGCTTCGACGCTCAATCTCGTCGACGAAAACATCCTCGTCCCGACCTGTGGCAGCTTCAGCGAGCGCCACGCCAACGTGGCCGAACGGCTCGGCAAGGACGTCGACCGGCTCGAATACGAGTGGGGCGAGGCTGTCAAGCCCGAGGACATCCGCGAGGAACTCGAGACCAGCGACAAGCAGTACGACGTGGTCGCCACGGTCATGAACGAGAGCTCCACCGGCGTCCGCAACCCCGTCGAGGAGATCGGCGACATCGTCGACGAGTACCCCGACACCTACTTCGTCGTCGACGCAGTGTCGTGTCTCGGCGGCGACTACGTCGACATCGACGAACACGGCATCGACGTCATCTTCGCCTCCACGCAGAAGGCCTTCGCCATGCCCCCCGGGCTGGCCGTCTGTGTCGTCAGCGACGAGGCCTACGACCGGGAACTCGAACGGGACCAGGCCTCCTGGTACGGCGGCTTCCAGCGGACCCTCGACTACTACGACCGGAAGGGTCAGACCCACTCGACGCCCGCCATCCCCATCATGCTGGCCTACCGCAAGCAGATGAAGTACATGCTCGAAGAGGGCCACGAGGCCCGCGACCAGCGCCACAAGGAGATGACGGAGTACGTCCACGACTGGGCCCGGGAGCACTTTGACCTGTTCGCCGAGGAGGGGTACGAGTCCCAGACGGTGACCTGCATCGAGAACACCCAGGACATCGACGTGGCCGCGACCGTCGAGCAGGTCAGCGAGGAGTACGACATGGCCTTCTCCAGTGGCTACGGCGACCTCAGCGAGGAGTCGTTCCGCATCGGCCACATGGGCGAACACACCGTCGAGTCCATCAAGGAACTGACCGACGCCATCGAGGACGTCGCGGACCTGTAG
- the ligA gene encoding NAD-dependent DNA ligase LigA, with amino-acid sequence MTTAAQTPQDNPYVSEPETDFSPVDDLTDDEAHEQATELREAIRYHDYRYYVEADPAIGDRAYDALFSRLRDLEDAFDLDTEGSPTQRVGGEPLDELGEVEHVAPMGSIDQGGEVAEVREFDDRVRRGLAESGYDGGIQYFCEPKFDGLSVEVVYEDGEFVRAATRGDGEVGEDVTENVRTIASVPQRLRGDYPDFLAVRGEVYMPREAFTAYNRERVESGEDPFANPRNAAAGTLRQLDPSVTAERPLAVFFFGVLDSSVEFGSHSGIHERLPEWGLRVCDRTRVVGDIEAAIDYRDRQLDARDDLDYEIDGVVLKVNDGEACDVLGATSRAPRWAFAYKFPARKEETTVRDIVVQVGRTGRLTPVALMDPVEVGGVTVTRASLHNPSLIEELGVGVGDRVRIKRAGDVIPDVVEVTEGSDGGHFEFPDSCPVCGSQVERDGPMAFCTGGLTCPAQRERSVEHYASRDGLDIEGLGEKAVEQLLDAGLVEDAADLYELSVAELAELEGWGETSAENLVAELDAAREPALDDFLTGLGIPQVGGVTARNLAREFGSFEAIREAAESDGDTGGQVTLGEAVAEDPNAAAFEAVPDVGPVVARSIVDFFRGEGNREVLDRLLDHVDPQDAEGTEGEALDGLTFVFTGSLDDYTRGEAQELVERAGGSATSSVSGNTDYLVVGENAGQRKRDDAEENDVETLSEAEFVDLLESKGVL; translated from the coding sequence ATGACCACGGCCGCGCAGACGCCCCAGGACAACCCTTACGTCTCGGAGCCGGAGACGGACTTCTCGCCCGTCGACGACCTCACGGACGACGAGGCACACGAGCAGGCCACCGAACTCCGCGAGGCGATTCGCTACCACGACTACCGCTACTACGTCGAGGCCGACCCCGCTATCGGCGACCGGGCCTACGACGCCCTCTTCTCGCGGCTCCGAGACCTCGAAGACGCCTTCGACCTCGACACCGAGGGCAGCCCGACCCAGCGCGTCGGCGGCGAGCCGCTGGACGAACTCGGCGAGGTCGAACACGTCGCGCCGATGGGCTCCATCGACCAGGGCGGGGAGGTCGCCGAGGTCCGGGAGTTCGACGACCGGGTACGGCGCGGGCTCGCCGAGAGCGGGTATGACGGCGGGATACAGTACTTCTGTGAGCCCAAATTCGACGGGCTCTCCGTTGAGGTCGTCTACGAGGACGGCGAGTTCGTCCGGGCGGCCACGCGCGGGGACGGCGAGGTCGGCGAGGACGTGACCGAGAACGTCCGCACCATCGCCAGCGTCCCCCAGCGCCTGCGGGGGGACTACCCCGATTTCCTCGCGGTCCGGGGCGAGGTGTACATGCCGCGGGAGGCCTTTACCGCGTACAACCGCGAGCGCGTCGAGTCCGGCGAGGACCCCTTCGCCAACCCGCGCAACGCCGCCGCCGGGACCCTGCGGCAGCTGGACCCCTCGGTTACGGCCGAGCGCCCGCTCGCCGTCTTCTTCTTCGGCGTACTCGATTCGAGCGTCGAGTTCGGGAGCCACAGCGGTATCCACGAACGCCTGCCCGAGTGGGGGCTGCGGGTCTGTGACCGAACGCGCGTCGTCGGCGACATCGAGGCGGCCATCGACTACCGGGACCGGCAACTCGACGCCCGCGACGACCTGGACTACGAGATAGACGGCGTCGTCCTCAAGGTCAACGACGGCGAGGCCTGCGACGTCCTGGGGGCGACCAGCCGCGCCCCGCGGTGGGCCTTCGCCTACAAGTTCCCCGCCCGGAAGGAGGAGACCACCGTCCGGGACATCGTCGTGCAGGTGGGCCGGACCGGCCGGCTCACTCCCGTCGCGCTCATGGACCCGGTGGAGGTCGGCGGCGTCACCGTGACGCGGGCCTCGCTGCACAACCCCTCGCTCATCGAGGAGCTGGGCGTCGGGGTCGGCGACCGCGTCCGTATCAAGCGGGCCGGCGACGTGATTCCGGACGTGGTCGAGGTCACCGAGGGGTCCGACGGCGGCCACTTCGAGTTCCCCGACAGCTGTCCGGTCTGCGGGAGCCAGGTCGAACGCGACGGGCCCATGGCGTTCTGTACCGGCGGGCTCACCTGCCCCGCCCAGCGGGAACGCTCCGTCGAGCACTACGCCAGCCGCGACGGGCTGGACATCGAGGGGTTAGGCGAGAAGGCCGTCGAGCAGCTACTCGACGCCGGGCTCGTCGAGGACGCCGCCGACCTCTACGAGCTGTCGGTCGCGGAGCTCGCGGAACTGGAGGGGTGGGGCGAGACGAGCGCCGAGAACCTCGTGGCCGAACTCGACGCGGCCCGCGAGCCCGCTCTCGACGACTTCCTCACCGGGCTGGGCATCCCCCAGGTCGGCGGCGTCACGGCCCGGAACCTCGCCCGGGAGTTCGGCAGTTTCGAAGCGATTCGCGAGGCCGCAGAGAGCGACGGCGACACCGGGGGGCAGGTGACGCTGGGCGAGGCCGTCGCCGAGGACCCGAACGCGGCGGCGTTCGAGGCCGTCCCCGACGTGGGTCCCGTCGTCGCCCGCAGCATCGTCGACTTCTTCCGGGGGGAGGGCAACCGCGAGGTCCTCGACCGGTTGCTCGACCACGTCGACCCGCAGGACGCCGAGGGGACCGAGGGCGAGGCCCTGGACGGACTGACCTTCGTGTTCACCGGCTCGCTCGACGACTACACCCGCGGCGAGGCCCAGGAACTGGTCGAGCGAGCCGGCGGCTCGGCCACGAGCAGCGTCTCGGGCAACACGGATTACCTGGTCGTCGGGGAGAACGCGGGCCAGCGAAAGCGTGACGACGCCGAGGAAAACGACGTCGAGACCCTCTCGGAAGCGGAGTTCGTCGACCTGCTCGAATCGAAGGGCGTGCTGTAG
- the metX gene encoding homoserine O-acetyltransferase MetX — protein sequence MDSNAVSVGEFEFQCGETIEDLELAYETYGDFTGDNAVLVCHALTGSAHVASRGRFEEGDQAYAWWDDIVGPGKAIDTTEYFVVCVNVPGSCYGSSGPATEDPETGEPYGPDFPPVTVADWTEAQRRVLDELGVPALYAVVGGSVGGMNVLEWAKRHPDHVEKIAPIAAAGRLDPQCLALDGIARRAITTDENWQGGHYYDGEHPDQGLALARQIGHVMYFSKTSMDRRFGRRAATREAERAFPTDPAGRFFPYRDVESYLDYNASKFVERFDANSYLYLTRAMDNYDLASGFESDADALAAFDGDALVMSFTGDWHFTSEQSEVLADALRATDTDVAHHVVDSDYGHDAFLVEPDNVGPPLADFLDVGLSGSAISDTEESEDDTSDFAPVHTSLFSR from the coding sequence ATGGACTCGAACGCCGTCTCCGTCGGCGAGTTCGAGTTCCAGTGTGGCGAGACCATCGAGGACCTCGAACTGGCCTACGAGACCTACGGCGACTTCACCGGCGACAACGCCGTGCTGGTCTGTCACGCGCTGACCGGCAGCGCCCACGTCGCCTCGCGGGGCCGGTTCGAGGAGGGCGACCAGGCCTACGCCTGGTGGGACGACATCGTCGGGCCGGGCAAGGCCATCGACACCACGGAGTACTTCGTCGTCTGCGTGAACGTCCCCGGCTCCTGTTATGGCTCCAGCGGCCCCGCCACCGAGGACCCCGAGACGGGCGAGCCCTACGGACCCGACTTCCCGCCGGTCACCGTCGCCGACTGGACCGAGGCCCAGCGCCGGGTCCTCGACGAGCTGGGCGTCCCCGCTCTCTATGCGGTCGTCGGCGGCAGCGTCGGCGGCATGAACGTCTTGGAGTGGGCCAAACGCCACCCCGACCACGTCGAGAAGATAGCGCCCATCGCCGCCGCGGGCCGTCTGGACCCCCAGTGTCTCGCGCTCGACGGCATCGCCCGGCGCGCGATAACGACCGACGAGAACTGGCAGGGCGGCCACTACTACGACGGGGAGCATCCCGACCAGGGACTGGCGCTGGCCCGCCAGATCGGCCACGTGATGTACTTCTCGAAGACGAGCATGGACCGTCGGTTCGGCCGTCGCGCGGCGACGCGGGAGGCCGAGCGGGCCTTCCCCACGGACCCCGCCGGTCGATTCTTCCCGTACCGGGACGTGGAATCCTACCTCGACTACAACGCCTCGAAGTTCGTCGAACGGTTCGACGCCAACAGCTACCTCTATCTCACGCGGGCGATGGACAACTACGACCTCGCCAGCGGGTTCGAGTCCGACGCCGACGCGCTCGCCGCCTTCGACGGCGACGCCCTCGTCATGTCGTTCACCGGCGACTGGCACTTCACCAGCGAGCAGAGCGAGGTCCTGGCCGACGCGCTCCGGGCCACCGACACCGACGTGGCCCACCACGTCGTCGACTCCGACTACGGCCACGACGCCTTCCTCGTCGAGCCCGACAACGTGGGTCCGCCCCTGGCCGATTTCCTCGATGTGGGCCTCTCCGGGAGCGCTATCTCCGACACCGAGGAGTCCGAAGACGACACCTCCGATTTCGCCCCGGTCCACACCAGCCTCTTTTCGCGCTAG
- a CDS encoding ABC transporter permease produces MSDGGADSPAEAQLRQVDRALHDQFTWYPVAKKDFKDALRSKGLWVLAAIFTVIFIAPIAIRLYADGIGPSPPDGGLDTRFVIESVYLNLVTVVLPIVTIFVGVAAITKEKTSGSLKLLLSLPFSRRSVIIGKVIGRCAVVAVPFLIAAAITAVFMAASSLSLNMGMYTLFVLFSLLFVVVMVAIAVSISGAVSTTLRSVIVNAIFYVYVTFGWNSIANGIGKFLYNDLGVSRSLRWNAVLFLKMASPTQAYKTLVSSMLASFSDNVQPGLQQFADQWNLDLSQLGPQQYSRYSLFNTQGSFFSPGLPTEDKRVLCESVAGGTFQNITLTTNNQTNSVTVTTAEQTQTFQNVGNITANQTQMSTFCTGGGTEIPFYFSDPAVVVFMLGWVALAAGLSYYTFDLVDL; encoded by the coding sequence ATGAGCGACGGCGGCGCGGACAGTCCCGCCGAAGCACAGTTGCGACAGGTAGACCGGGCCCTGCACGACCAGTTCACCTGGTACCCCGTCGCCAAGAAGGATTTCAAGGACGCGCTCCGGTCGAAAGGGCTCTGGGTGCTGGCGGCGATATTCACCGTCATCTTCATCGCGCCAATCGCCATCCGGCTCTACGCCGATGGTATCGGGCCGTCACCGCCGGACGGCGGGCTGGACACCCGGTTCGTCATCGAGAGCGTGTACCTCAACCTCGTGACGGTCGTCCTGCCGATCGTGACGATATTCGTCGGCGTCGCGGCCATCACGAAGGAGAAGACCAGCGGGTCGCTGAAGCTGCTCCTCTCGCTGCCGTTCTCGCGCCGGTCGGTCATCATCGGCAAGGTCATCGGCCGGTGTGCGGTCGTCGCCGTCCCGTTCCTCATCGCCGCGGCGATCACGGCCGTCTTCATGGCGGCTTCGAGTCTCAGCCTCAACATGGGGATGTACACGCTGTTCGTGCTGTTCTCCTTGCTCTTCGTGGTGGTGATGGTCGCCATCGCGGTCAGCATCTCCGGGGCCGTCTCGACGACGCTCCGGTCGGTCATCGTGAACGCGATATTCTACGTCTACGTCACCTTCGGCTGGAACTCCATCGCCAACGGAATCGGCAAGTTCCTCTACAACGACCTCGGCGTCTCGCGGTCCCTGCGGTGGAACGCAGTGCTGTTCCTCAAGATGGCGTCCCCGACCCAGGCCTACAAGACGCTGGTGAGCAGCATGCTGGCGAGCTTCTCGGACAACGTCCAGCCGGGCCTCCAGCAGTTCGCCGACCAGTGGAACCTCGACCTGAGTCAGCTCGGGCCCCAGCAGTACTCCCGCTACAGCCTGTTCAACACCCAGGGCTCGTTCTTCTCGCCCGGGCTCCCGACCGAGGACAAGCGCGTCCTCTGTGAGAGCGTCGCCGGCGGCACCTTCCAGAACATCACGCTCACGACCAACAACCAGACGAACTCCGTGACCGTGACGACGGCGGAACAGACACAGACGTTCCAGAACGTGGGCAACATCACCGCGAATCAGACGCAGATGTCCACGTTCTGTACCGGCGGCGGGACCGAGATACCGTTCTACTTCTCGGACCCCGCAGTAGTGGTGTTCATGCTCGGATGGGTCGCGCTCGCCGCGGGCCTGAGCTACTACACCTTCGACCTGGTCGACCTGTAA
- a CDS encoding O-acetylhomoserine aminocarboxypropyltransferase/cysteine synthase family protein, with protein MTDRYGFGTRCVHAGQEEPDPATGARAPPIYQTSSYVFDDAETAADRYALEDDGNVYSRFDNPTVRMLEKRLASLEGAVDAVATGSGMAALDAATTVLASAGDNVVSAASIYGGTHSYLANTAGQRGIETRFVDTLDPQAYAEAIDDDTAYVHCETIGNPSLVVPPLQEIADVAHEHDTPLFVDNTFGTPALCNPLDHGADIVWESTTKWIHGSGTTVGGVLADGGSFPWGDHPEKYPEIGGENPAFGFDFSERFGDRAFAMAARQRGLRALGDGQKPFDAWATLQGTETLSLRMERHCSNALTVAQHLDDHPGVSWVTYPGLDSHETHDLAQQYLSGGFGGVVTFGLAGGYEASKGFCEETDLAQFLANIGDAKTLVIHPASTTHAQLSEEEQRASGVSPDLVRMSVGIEDPADIVADIDDAIDRVS; from the coding sequence ATGACCGACCGCTACGGATTCGGGACCCGCTGTGTCCACGCCGGCCAGGAGGAGCCGGACCCGGCCACAGGGGCCCGAGCCCCGCCGATATATCAGACGTCCTCCTACGTTTTCGACGACGCGGAGACCGCCGCCGACCGCTACGCGCTGGAGGACGACGGCAACGTCTACTCGCGGTTCGACAACCCGACCGTGCGGATGCTGGAAAAGCGCCTGGCCTCCTTGGAGGGCGCCGTCGACGCCGTCGCCACCGGCTCCGGGATGGCCGCCCTGGACGCCGCGACGACCGTCCTCGCGAGCGCCGGCGACAACGTGGTGTCGGCCGCGTCTATCTACGGCGGCACCCACTCCTATCTCGCCAACACCGCCGGCCAACGGGGCATCGAGACACGCTTCGTCGACACGCTCGACCCCCAGGCCTACGCCGAAGCCATCGACGACGACACGGCCTACGTCCACTGCGAGACCATCGGGAACCCCTCGCTCGTGGTCCCGCCCCTGCAGGAGATAGCCGACGTGGCTCACGAGCACGACACGCCCCTCTTCGTCGACAACACCTTCGGCACGCCGGCGCTCTGTAACCCGCTCGACCACGGCGCCGACATCGTCTGGGAGTCCACGACGAAGTGGATTCACGGCTCCGGGACGACCGTGGGCGGCGTGCTCGCCGACGGCGGCTCGTTCCCGTGGGGCGACCACCCGGAGAAGTACCCCGAAATCGGCGGGGAGAACCCCGCCTTCGGCTTCGACTTCAGCGAGCGGTTCGGCGACCGCGCCTTCGCCATGGCCGCCCGCCAGCGCGGCCTGCGCGCGCTCGGCGACGGACAGAAACCGTTCGACGCGTGGGCGACGCTCCAGGGCACCGAGACCCTCTCGCTGCGGATGGAGCGGCACTGCTCGAACGCCTTGACCGTCGCGCAACATCTCGACGACCACCCCGGGGTGTCGTGGGTCACCTACCCCGGCCTCGACAGCCACGAGACCCACGACCTCGCCCAGCAGTACCTCTCGGGCGGCTTCGGCGGCGTCGTCACGTTCGGGCTGGCGGGCGGCTACGAGGCGAGCAAGGGCTTCTGCGAGGAGACCGACCTCGCGCAGTTCCTCGCGAACATCGGCGACGCAAAGACCCTGGTCATCCACCCAGCCAGCACCACCCACGCACAGCTCTCCGAGGAGGAACAGCGCGCCAGCGGCGTCAGCCCGGACCTCGTCCGGATGAGCGTCGGCATCGAGGACCCGGCCGATATCGTCGCCGACATCGACGACGCCATCGACCGGGTGAGCTGA
- a CDS encoding ABC transporter ATP-binding protein, with protein sequence MTAIELDGLRKEYQDVVALDGVDLTVEEGEVFGFLGPNGAGKSTTINILLDFVRPTSGRAEVLGYDAQENPTAIRERLGVLPEGYDVYERLSAREHLEFVIESKDADDDPVELLDRVGLSDAIDRRAGGYSKGMKQRLVLAMALVDDPDLLILDEPTTGLDPNGAREMRELIHEESERGATVFFSSHILSQVEAVCDTVGILQKGQLIAKDSVEGLRNAVQGGMTLWVTLADPAGDAATVEDTVEGIDGARVTETDGAKVAISCKSTQKMDILNALNDAGVDVEDFETEDQSLEELFTAYTEQEVEA encoded by the coding sequence ATGACCGCCATTGAATTGGACGGCCTCCGAAAGGAGTATCAGGACGTCGTCGCGCTGGACGGCGTCGACCTCACCGTCGAGGAGGGTGAGGTGTTTGGCTTCCTGGGCCCGAACGGGGCCGGGAAGTCGACCACCATCAACATCCTGCTCGATTTCGTCCGTCCGACATCGGGACGGGCCGAGGTGCTCGGATACGACGCCCAGGAGAACCCTACGGCCATCCGGGAACGGCTCGGCGTCCTCCCCGAAGGGTACGACGTGTACGAGCGACTGAGCGCCCGCGAACACCTGGAGTTCGTCATCGAGTCCAAGGACGCCGACGACGACCCGGTGGAACTGCTGGACCGCGTCGGCCTCTCGGACGCCATCGACCGCCGGGCCGGCGGCTACTCCAAGGGGATGAAACAGCGGCTGGTCCTGGCGATGGCGCTGGTCGACGACCCCGATCTGCTCATCCTCGACGAGCCCACCACCGGGCTCGACCCGAACGGCGCCCGAGAGATGCGCGAACTCATCCACGAGGAGAGCGAACGCGGCGCGACGGTCTTTTTCTCCTCGCACATCCTCAGCCAGGTGGAGGCAGTCTGTGACACCGTGGGTATCCTCCAGAAGGGACAGCTCATCGCCAAGGACAGCGTCGAGGGGCTCCGCAACGCCGTCCAAGGCGGGATGACGCTGTGGGTCACGCTCGCGGACCCCGCCGGTGATGCGGCCACCGTCGAGGACACCGTCGAGGGCATCGACGGCGCCCGCGTCACCGAGACCGATGGGGCCAAGGTCGCAATCAGCTGTAAGAGCACCCAGAAGATGGACATCCTCAACGCGCTGAACGACGCGGGCGTCGACGTGGAGGACTTCGAGACCGAGGACCAGTCCCTCGAAGAGCTGTTTACGGCCTACACCGAACAGGAGGTCGAAGCATGA
- a CDS encoding excinuclease ABC subunit C, giving the protein MDTDGVRRRASELPDEPGIYQFEDDDGRVLYVGKAVSLRERVRSYADPRSRRIAKMVERAAVLDFAVTDTETQALLLEANLIKRHRPPYNVRLKDDKSYPLVQLTDHPVPRIQVTRDPDEGATVYGPFTDKGRVETVVKALRETYGLRGCSDYKYSGRERPCLDYEMGICTAPCTGEISEADYAADAESAKRFFEGEVGVLADPLRRAMERASQDQEFERAANLRDKLGAVEALHGESDTAVSDAKSGATTDVLGAVVEGDRAVVARLHAEGGKLVERDRYTLDAPDGEGPAGVYRAFIPQYYAERELPSRILCAEDPADTEIEQWLDAEGVTLGVPGAGREATLVELALKNARQRGGQDDSVGALADALGIDRPERIEGFDVSHAQGKSAVGSNVLAVSGDPDTSGYRRKKLTERNDDYANMRELVRWRAERAIEGRDDRPDPDLLLIDGGDGQLGAARDALAETGWDVPCVALAKDEELVITPDRVYDWDDDAPHLHLLQRVRDEAHRFAVQYHQTLRDEVSTPLDDLPGIGPETRKALLRRFGSVERIRAADSAELTEVEGVGSATADTIRTRL; this is encoded by the coding sequence ATGGACACAGACGGCGTGCGCCGCCGGGCGAGCGAGCTACCCGACGAGCCGGGTATCTACCAGTTCGAGGACGACGACGGGAGAGTCCTCTACGTCGGCAAGGCCGTCTCGCTGCGCGAGCGGGTGCGCTCCTACGCCGACCCGCGGAGCCGCCGCATCGCGAAGATGGTCGAGCGGGCGGCGGTGCTTGACTTCGCGGTCACCGACACGGAGACGCAGGCGCTCCTGCTCGAAGCCAACCTCATCAAGCGCCACCGGCCGCCGTACAACGTCCGGCTGAAAGACGACAAGTCCTACCCGCTGGTCCAGCTGACCGACCACCCCGTCCCGCGCATCCAGGTGACCCGTGACCCCGACGAGGGCGCGACGGTGTACGGCCCCTTCACCGACAAGGGGCGGGTCGAGACGGTCGTGAAGGCGCTGCGGGAGACCTACGGGCTCCGGGGCTGTTCGGACTACAAGTACAGCGGCCGCGAGCGGCCCTGTCTGGACTACGAGATGGGTATCTGTACGGCGCCCTGTACCGGCGAAATCAGCGAGGCCGACTACGCCGCCGACGCCGAGAGCGCGAAACGGTTCTTCGAGGGGGAGGTCGGCGTCCTGGCGGACCCGCTCCGGCGGGCGATGGAACGGGCGTCCCAGGACCAGGAGTTCGAGCGGGCGGCGAACCTGCGGGACAAACTGGGCGCCGTCGAGGCCCTCCACGGGGAAAGCGACACCGCCGTCAGCGACGCCAAAAGCGGGGCCACGACGGACGTGCTGGGCGCCGTCGTCGAGGGCGACCGGGCGGTCGTCGCCCGCCTCCACGCCGAGGGCGGCAAACTCGTCGAGCGGGACCGCTACACGCTGGACGCCCCCGACGGCGAGGGGCCCGCCGGTGTCTACCGGGCCTTCATCCCCCAGTACTACGCCGAGCGCGAGCTACCGAGCCGAATCCTCTGTGCCGAGGACCCCGCCGACACCGAGATAGAGCAGTGGCTCGACGCGGAGGGCGTCACGCTGGGGGTCCCCGGGGCCGGCCGCGAGGCCACGCTGGTCGAACTGGCGCTGAAGAACGCGCGACAGCGCGGGGGACAGGACGACAGCGTCGGGGCGCTGGCCGACGCGCTGGGCATCGACAGGCCCGAGCGCATCGAGGGGTTCGACGTGAGCCACGCCCAGGGCAAAAGCGCCGTCGGCTCGAACGTCCTCGCCGTCTCCGGCGACCCGGACACGAGCGGCTACCGGCGCAAGAAGCTCACCGAGCGCAACGACGACTACGCAAACATGCGCGAACTGGTCCGCTGGCGGGCCGAACGCGCTATCGAGGGCCGGGACGACCGGCCCGACCCCGACCTGTTGCTCATCGACGGCGGCGACGGGCAACTGGGCGCGGCCCGGGACGCCCTGGCCGAGACCGGCTGGGACGTGCCGTGTGTCGCACTGGCGAAAGACGAGGAACTCGTGATAACGCCGGACCGGGTGTACGACTGGGACGACGACGCCCCCCATCTGCATCTCCTCCAGCGGGTCCGGGACGAGGCCCACCGCTTTGCGGTGCAGTACCACCAGACCCTGCGTGACGAGGTGTCGACGCCGCTGGACGACCTGCCGGGCATCGGCCCCGAGACGCGGAAAGCGCTACTGCGTCGGTTCGGTAGCGTCGAGCGCATCCGCGCGGCCGACAGCGCGGAGCTGACCGAGGTCGAGGGCGTCGGGAGCGCCACCGCCGACACGATTCGGACGCGGCTCTGA